A part of Drosophila bipectinata strain 14024-0381.07 chromosome 3L, DbipHiC1v2, whole genome shotgun sequence genomic DNA contains:
- the Polr3H gene encoding DNA-directed RNA polymerase III subunit RPC8: MFVLAELKDNVRIAPDQFNLQLVDAVRDEIDRKLANKVLLNVGLCIALKEIVSLKDSIILPGDGASHTEVLFRYVVFRPMVGTVLTGKIRNCSREGVHVTLGFFDDILIPHAALQHPSRFDEAEQAWVWEYPLEDGAKHDLFMDVGEPIKFRVSREIFEETSPIGPPKAETQSQQGASTSSATASTTSQEVKTPYKIIGAINESGLGVLSWWDQQGKEEDQEDEEGEDNIDYENDEDGEGACEE; this comes from the exons ATGTTTGTCCTTGCCGAGCTAAAGGATAACGTGCGAATCGCGCCAGACCAGTTCAATCTCCAGCTGGTAGACGCCGTGCGCGATGAGATCGACCGCAAGCTGGCCAATAAG GTTCTTCTCAATGTAGGCCTGTGCATTGCACTTAAAGAGATTGTTTCTTTAAAAGACTCTATCATCCTGCCCGGTGATGGGGCTTCGCACACAGAGGTCCTCTTCCGTTACGTCGTCTTTAGGCCGATGGTGGGCACTGTGTTAACCGGCAAAATACGGAACTGCAGCCGAGAAGGCGTCCATGTAACTCTGGGATTTTTCGATGACATTCTTATTCCACATGCCGCCTTACAGCATCCCTCGCGATTTGACGAGGCGGAGCAGGCATGGGTGTGGGAGTATCCGCTGGAGGACGGTGCCAAGCACGATCTTTTTATGGATGTAGGCGAGCCAATTAAGTTCCGCGTCTCAAGGGAGATATTCGAGGAGACGTCGCCTATCGGGCCGCCCAAGGCGGAGACCCAGTCACAACAGGGAGCCAGCACTTCCTCGGCTACAGCATCCACTACGTCTCAAGAGGTCAAAACCCCATATAAAATTATT GGCGCCATTAATGAATCCGGCTTGGGTGTACTCTCCTGGTGGGATCAGCAGGGCAAAGAAGAAGATCAGGAAGATGAGGAAGGCGAGGACAACATAGATTATGAAAACGACGAAGATGGAGAAGGTGCGTGCGAGGAATGA